DNA sequence from the Brachybacterium sp. P6-10-X1 genome:
GCGGGACATCCCCGGCGGGTGGCCCGGCCGGGCCGCAGCCGTCGCGGCGACGCGCGCAGCTCACCGGGGCGCCGCACGCGGATGGGCGCGGATAGGCTGGGTGCTCACCGGTCACGTCGGCCGCCCGGCCCGCGCAGGACCGGCGGTCCCCTCGGCCACCGTCTCCCTCGATCCGTCCAGGAGCATCATCGTGAACACTCCGTCCGGCCCCGCCAAGGTCCGCATCCGTCATCTGCACGACGCCAAGGACCGCGGGCGGCCGTTCTCGATGCTCACCGCCTACGACCAGTTCTCCGCCCAGGCCTTCGAGGAGGCCGGCATCGACGTGCTGCTGGTCGGGGACTCGGTGGGCACCACCGTGCTGGGGCACTCATCGACCACCGCCACCACACATCAGGACATGCTCACCTTCACCGGGGCGGTCGCCCGCAGCGTGCACCGTCCGCTGGTGGTCGCCGACCTCGCCTTCGGCACCTACGAGACCGGGCCGCTCGACGCCGTCCGGCACGGCGTCGAGCTGATCCGTGCCGGCGCGGAGATGGTCAAGCTCGAAGGCGGTCACGCGATCGCGCCGCAGGTCCGAGCGCTGGTCGAGGCCGGCATCCCCGTGATGGGCCACCTCGGTTTCACGCCGCAGTCGGTCAATGCCCTCTCCGGCCATCGGGTCCAGGGACGCGACGCCCAGGGCGCCGATCAGCTCGCCGAGGACGCGCTCGCGATCCAGGAGGCCGGCGCCTCCGCGCTCGTGCTCGAGCTGGTGCCGGCCTCGGTCGCCGCCCGCATCACCGAGGTGGTGCAGATCCCGACCATCGGCATCGGCGCCGGCCCCGCCTGCGACGGTCAGGTGCTGGTGTGGCAGGACATGGCGGGCCTCTCCGGCTTCCACGGCAAGTTCGTCAAGACCTTCGCGGATCTGCGCCGTGACCTCGCCCGTGCGGCCGAGCAGTACCGGATCGAGGTCGGAGAGCGCTCCTACCCCGGCGAGGAGCACTCCTTCGAGTGAGGAACCGCGCCCGAGCAAGGGACGGCGCTGACATCGACAGCGTCATGACGGGCGCCTCGGACCCGCCTGACCCGCGCACCATGACGATGCCGATCCGACCGTGGCCCATGCCGGTCTGGATCCGACCACGGTGTCCGCGCTCAGACCTGCTCGCCGCCGGCCGTGCCGTTCCAGTCGGCGTCGGCCTCGTCCCATTGATCGTTGCGGCCCTCCGCGATGCTCAGCGCGTGCTGCGCCGCCTCACGGGAGGCGTAGGGACCCATCAGCTCGGTCGCCGGGGACTGGCGGCCCTCCTCCACCGTCCGGGTGGTGAGGTTGTAGTAGAACTCCGTGGCCTGGTTCATGTCGGCTTCCTTCCCCTGTCGGTGAGAGACTGATGGGTATGACTGTAGAGCAGGTGTGGATCCGTCCTGAAGGCCGCGAGCTGCTGGTACCCGGCACGCCGGGTCCGCGCCGTGCGGTGCCCGCGCGCATCGAGCGCCCCGAGTACGTGGGCAAGGACGAGGCGGTCTCCGACTCCGGTCCGAAGGTGCAGAGCGCCGACGTGATCCAGCGGGTGCGTGAGGCCAGCCGGGTCGCCGCCCTCGCCCTGGACGCTGCCGGGGAGGCCGCCGTCCCCGGCGTGACCACCGATCACATCGACGGGGTCGTCCACGACGTGCTGATCGAGCACGGCGCCTACCCCTCGACCCTCGGCTACCTCGGCTTCGAGAAGTCCTGCTGCACCAGCCTGAACGAGGTGATCTGCCACGGCATCCCGGACTCGACGGTGATGCAGGCCGGCGACATCCTCAACGTCGACGTCACCGCCTTCCTCCACGGCGTCCACGGCGACACCAACGCCACCTTCGAGGTCGGCGAGGTCCATCCTGCCGCGCACGACCTCGTCGAACGCTCCCACGAGGCGATGATGCGCGGCATCAAGGCGGCCAGGCCCGGCCGCCAGGTCAATGTGATCGGACGCGTGATCGAGAAGTTCGTGGCCCGCCACGGCTACGAGTCGGTTCGGGACTACACCGGCCACGGCGTCGCCGAGGGATTCCACAACGGCCTGGTCATCCCGCACTACGACTCCGCGCCCCTGTTCGATGACGTGATCGAGGAGGGCATGACCTTCACCGTCGAACCGATGGTCACGATCGGCTCCCAGGCCTGGGAGCAGTGGGACGACGGCTGGACCGTGGTGACCAAGGACCGTTCCTACACCGCCCAGTTCGAGCACACGATGCTGATCACCGGCCAGGGCCCCGAACTGCTCACCGTCGTGTGAGGGTCGGGACCGGCTGCGGACACCGAGCACGGACCTGAACGCGGGACCGCGGCGTGTGCGCTGCGGGTATCGTGTCCACCGTGAGCGCCCCGGCGGCGCGGCGACCCGCCGGGCGAGATCGCGCCCGGCGCACCGGATTCAGGAGGGGCGATGGCGAAGAAGCACCGCAGGGCGTTCGGGATCGACATCGGCGGCAGCGGCATCAAGGGTGCCCCGGTGGACCTGTCCACCGGTGAGCTGACCGCGGACCGGGTACGGATCCCCACCCCGCAGCCGTCGCTCCCGGATGCCGTCGCGGACACCGTCGCCGAGCTGATCTCCTCCTTCGACCTCGAGGACGGGATGCCGGTGGGGGTCACCTTCCCCGCCGTCATCCAGCACGGCGTCGCCCAGACCGCCGCGAACGTCGACGACTCCTGGATCGGCACCGACGTGGACGCCCTGCTGACCGAGCGCACCGGACACGACGTCTTCGTGGTCAACGACGCCGATGCCGCCGGCATCGCCGAGATGGATTTCGGGGCGGGTCGCAAGAAGAAGGGCGCGGTCCTGGTGATCACGCTGGGCACCGGGGTGGGCAGCGCGATGTTCGTCGACGGCACGCTGGTGCCCAACGCCGAGCTGGGACATGTGCTGCTGCACGGCGACTCCGCCGAGAAGTACATGGCCAGCTCGATCCGGGAGCGCGAGGACCTGGACTGGGAGACCTGGGCGGGCCGGCTGCAGGAGTACTTCTCCCACATCGAGTTCCTGTTCAGCCCCGACCGCATCATCGTCGGCGGCGGGGTCTCGAAGAAGCACAAGGAGTTCCTGCCGCTGCTGGACCTGAAGACCAGGATCGTGCCGGCGAAGCTCCGCAACGAGGCCGGGATCATCGGGGCCGCGTCCCTGGCCCGTCAGGAGCAGAAGGCACTGGCGAAGAAGGCGAAGAAGCTCGCCGAGAAGGCCGAGAAGAAGGACGCGAAGGCATAGTCCCGGGCGGGGACGACGAGACGTCGCCGCGGGACCGCGCTCGATGAGTCGGCGCTCCCCGGTAGACCCCGGGGGCGGACCAGCCGGCCTGTAAGCCGGGTTCTGTGATCGGCAGCCATCCCTCTCGGATCGCCGTTGCCGACGACCTCCAGCGGTCCACCCGGGAACTCGGGCCGGCGCCCTCGAACGTTCCCTGTCTGACCTTGCTCCCGGTGGGGTTTACCGTGCCGACCTCGTCGCCGAGGCCGCGGTGGTCTCTTACACCACCCTTTCACCCTTACCGCCGGTGCCCCGCAGGGCGTCGGCGGCGGTCTGCTCTCTGTGGCACTGTCCCGCGGATCGCTCCGGGTGGGTGTTACCCACCACCGTGCCGGATGGAGCCCGGACTTTCCTCGACACCGGGGCGTGAGCCCCGAGGTCGCGACTGCCCGGCCGACTGGTCCACCGACGAGTCTACGCCGACCGGACCGGCTGACCGGGCACGTCCCCGGGCTCCGGAGCGCTGCGACGTGCGGAAGATCTCGCCGCCTGCTCCCGGCCCGCCGCGAGGGCACGGCCCAGAATGGTCAGGTGCTGATCCTGCTGCCGCCCTCGGAGACCAAGACCCGCCCCACCGATGCCGGGGCCGGACCCCTGGAGCTGGAGGCGCTGGGTCTGCCGCAGCTGACCGAGGCGCGGAGCGCCGTCGTCCGGGCCGCCCGGCGCACGGCCGCCGGGAAGGACGGCGCCGCGAAGCTCGGTGTGCCGGTGTCCTCCCCCGAGCTCGTCGAGCGCATGGCGCAGATCGACTCCGAACCGACCGCCGTCGCGCTGTCCGTCTACTCCGGAGTGCTGTACGACCAGCTCGACCCGGCCCGATCGCTCCCCGCCGATCGCCGTGTGCTGGTCCAGAGCGCTCTTCTCGGGCTCATCGACGCCGGCAGCGACCGCATCCCGGCGTACCGGCTCTCCGCCGGCTCCACCCTCTCCCGGCTCGGGAAAGCCGGCTCCTGGTGGGCGTCGCGCCTGAAGCCGGTGGCGGCGCAGCTGCGCCGCGCACAGGCCGAGACCGGTGCCCCCGTGATCGTCGATTGCCGCTCCGGCTCCTACCGCTCCATGATGGTGGTGCGCAGCGGCGACGGCGTGCGGGTGCTCGACGTGTCCCCGGTCCAGGAGCGCTCCGGGACGCGCAAGGTCATCTCGCACGACGCCAAGCGGTACCGCGGACTGGTCACCCGCGCGCTGCTGGAGGCCGGGAGGACGCCGGCCTCGGCCGACGAGGTCGTCGACATCGTCCGTGCGGCCCTCCCCACGCTGCACGTCGAACTCGAAGGGGACCGTCTCGTCGTCGTGGACCAGGTGGGCTGAGCTCTCAGCCGGAGCGACCGCCCCAGGGGTCGCTGGTGTGCTCGCTGAGCAGCACCTCGAGGCCGGGCACGGACTCGGTGAGCAGGTCACGGGCCAGCGGCAGCCAGAGCGCCTCGCTCGCCGCATGCGGCACGTCGATCAGGGCCGGGACCGCGGCAGGGTCCGCGCTCGCCTCGACATGCTCGAGGGCGGGATGGTGGCGCAGGTCCGAGGTGATGTAGGCGTCCACTCCCGCGGCGGCGGCCTGCTCGAGAAAGGAGTCCCCGGCCCCCGGGCACACGGCCACCCGACGGACCTCGCGGTCACCGGGCCCGGTGTGCAGGATCCCGCGGGCGGTGACCGGGACGAGGTCGGCGACGGCGCCGGTGAGCGCGCCGACGGTGGTCGG
Encoded proteins:
- the panB gene encoding 3-methyl-2-oxobutanoate hydroxymethyltransferase, with the translated sequence MNTPSGPAKVRIRHLHDAKDRGRPFSMLTAYDQFSAQAFEEAGIDVLLVGDSVGTTVLGHSSTTATTHQDMLTFTGAVARSVHRPLVVADLAFGTYETGPLDAVRHGVELIRAGAEMVKLEGGHAIAPQVRALVEAGIPVMGHLGFTPQSVNALSGHRVQGRDAQGADQLAEDALAIQEAGASALVLELVPASVAARITEVVQIPTIGIGAGPACDGQVLVWQDMAGLSGFHGKFVKTFADLRRDLARAAEQYRIEVGERSYPGEEHSFE
- the map gene encoding type I methionyl aminopeptidase, which gives rise to MTVEQVWIRPEGRELLVPGTPGPRRAVPARIERPEYVGKDEAVSDSGPKVQSADVIQRVREASRVAALALDAAGEAAVPGVTTDHIDGVVHDVLIEHGAYPSTLGYLGFEKSCCTSLNEVICHGIPDSTVMQAGDILNVDVTAFLHGVHGDTNATFEVGEVHPAAHDLVERSHEAMMRGIKAARPGRQVNVIGRVIEKFVARHGYESVRDYTGHGVAEGFHNGLVIPHYDSAPLFDDVIEEGMTFTVEPMVTIGSQAWEQWDDGWTVVTKDRSYTAQFEHTMLITGQGPELLTVV
- the ppgK gene encoding polyphosphate--glucose phosphotransferase gives rise to the protein MAKKHRRAFGIDIGGSGIKGAPVDLSTGELTADRVRIPTPQPSLPDAVADTVAELISSFDLEDGMPVGVTFPAVIQHGVAQTAANVDDSWIGTDVDALLTERTGHDVFVVNDADAAGIAEMDFGAGRKKKGAVLVITLGTGVGSAMFVDGTLVPNAELGHVLLHGDSAEKYMASSIREREDLDWETWAGRLQEYFSHIEFLFSPDRIIVGGGVSKKHKEFLPLLDLKTRIVPAKLRNEAGIIGAASLARQEQKALAKKAKKLAEKAEKKDAKA
- a CDS encoding YaaA family protein, whose translation is MLILLPPSETKTRPTDAGAGPLELEALGLPQLTEARSAVVRAARRTAAGKDGAAKLGVPVSSPELVERMAQIDSEPTAVALSVYSGVLYDQLDPARSLPADRRVLVQSALLGLIDAGSDRIPAYRLSAGSTLSRLGKAGSWWASRLKPVAAQLRRAQAETGAPVIVDCRSGSYRSMMVVRSGDGVRVLDVSPVQERSGTRKVISHDAKRYRGLVTRALLEAGRTPASADEVVDIVRAALPTLHVELEGDRLVVVDQVG